A single Nicotiana tabacum cultivar K326 chromosome 5, ASM71507v2, whole genome shotgun sequence DNA region contains:
- the LOC107831082 gene encoding uncharacterized protein LOC107831082, whose product MGGKTQYWLLKTEPGEWSWDDQEANGGISKWDGVKNKQAQKYMKSMNVGDLCFFYHSGSKARRVVGVVSVAREWYTDDDGGGGAVDVKAVGEMRRAVDLAEMKKNEGLKGFGLFRQPRLSVVPVEKGFWDKICEIGGGFESDGGGDCDE is encoded by the coding sequence ATGGGGGGAAAAACACAGTACTGGTTACTGAAAACAGAGCCAGGAGAATGGTCATGGGACGACCAAGAAGCAAACGGCGGTATATCAAAGTGGGACGGAGTGAAAAACAAGCAAGCTCAGAAGTATATGAAGTCTATGAACGTAGGAGACCTTTGTTTCTTCTACCACTCCGGGTCCAAAGCCCGGCGCGTTGTGGGTGTTGTCTCAGTGGCGCGTGAATGGTACACAgatgatgatggtggtggtggtgcgGTGGATGTAAAGGCGGTTGGTGAGATGAGGAGGGCTGTAGACCTGGCGGAGATGAAGAAAAATGAAGGATTGAAGGGTTTTGGGCTTTTTAGACAACCTAGATTGTCGGTTGTACCGGTGGAGAAGGGTTTTTGGGATAAGATTTGTGAAATTGGAGGGGGATTTGAGAGTGATGGTGGTGGAGATTGTGATGAGTAG
- the LOC107831083 gene encoding amino acid transporter AVT3B-like: MAIGCNGKAAIGESSKEYLLPKEETPILENSKSCLPKTFANFFIAIVGAGVLGLPYTFMKTGWITGLVTLFSVAALTYHGMMLLIHTRKRLDLSLIGDSKISSFGDLGFVVCGPIGRFAVDVMIVLAQVGFCIGYLIFIGNTLSHLLSLSKGFGIGIPLFSSTKSLYIWGCFPFQLGLTSIPSLTLLAPLSIFADVAQIGAMGVVMVEDVMTFTNQWPSDIHAFGTVSTFFYGLGVALYSFEGVGMAIPLEAEMKDKSKYGKILALSMFLIALIYGTFGVMGYFAFGSSTKDIVTSNMGKGVLSTLVKVGLCINLFFTFPLMLNPAFEVFERRFCDGNYCVWMRWILVLGVTLVALLVPNFADFMSLVGSSTCCTLGFILPALFHYQVFKEDMDRKGAFFDLGLIALGVFFGVSGTWYSLVEMFADAKNV, translated from the coding sequence ATGGCCATTGGCTGCAATGGAAAAGCTGCCATTGGTGAATCATCAAAAGAGTATCTTTTACCTAAAGAAGAAACCCCAATTCTTGAAAATTCAAAATCTTGTCTTCCTAAAACATTTGCCAATTTCTTTATTGCTATTGTTGGTGCTGGTGTTCTtggcttaccttatacttttatGAAAACTGGTTGGATTACTGGTCTTGTTACCCTATTTTCTGTTGCTGCTTTAACTTATCATGGTATGATGCTTTTAATTCATACAAGAAAAAGACTTGATCTTTCTTTAATTGGTGATTCCAAGATTTCATCTTTTGGAGATCTTGGTTTTGTTGTTTGTGGTCCAATAGGTAGATTTGCTGTTGATGTTATGATTGTTTTAGCTCAAGTTGGATTCTGCATTGGCTATCTTATTTTCATTGGCAATACTTTATCTCATCTTTTGAGTTTATCAAAAGGTTTTGGAATTGGAATTCCTTTGTTTTCATCTACTAAAAGTTTGTATATATGGGGTTGTTTTCCATTTCAATTGGGCTTAACTTCAATTCCCTCATTGACACTTTTAGCCCCTTTGAGTATATTTGCGGATGTAGCACAAATTGGTGCAATGGGTGTCGTTATGGTTGAAGATGTGATGACTTTTACGAATCAATGGCCGTCTGATATACATGCTTTCGGGACAGTTTCTACTTTCTTTTATGGATTAGGCGTCGCGCTATATTCATTTGAAGGTGTTGGAATGGCTATACCATTGGAAGCAGAAATGAAAGACAAATCTAAGTATGGTAAAATATTGGCTTTGTCAATGTTCTTGATTGCTTTAATATATGGAACATTTGGAGTAATGGGGTATTTTGCATTTGGTTCAAGTACAAAGGATATTGTCACATCTAATATGGGAAAAGGTGTATTGAGCACATTGGTAAAAGTTGGTCTTTGTATTAATTTGTTCTTCACATTTCCATTGATGTTAAATCCAGCCTTTGAGGTATTTGAGAGGAGATTTTGTGATGGAAATTATTGTGTTTGGATGAGATGGATACTTGTTTTGGGAGTGACATTAGTGGCATTATTGGTACCTAATTTTGCTGATTTTATGTCATTGGTTGGTAGTAGTACTTGTTGTACACTAGGATTTATTTTGCCAGCATTATTCCATTATCAAGTATTTAAAGAAGATATGGATCGAAAAGGAGCATTTTTTGATTTGGGATTAATAGCCTTAGGGGTGTTTTTTGGAGTTTCTGGTACTTGGTATTCCCTAGTTGAAATGTTTGCTGATGCCAAAAATGTTTAA
- the LOC107831080 gene encoding agamous-like MADS-box protein AGL62 codes for MAKNPSMGRKKIKIAKIEMKNHLQVTFSKRRSGLFKKASELCTLCGVEIAIIVFSPARKVYSFVHPNIESIIDKFLSRNPHPIISNRLHFVEGQRYVNVLDLNLKLTQILVELEVEKKNGETLNQMRKTRQKQYWWEAPMCELALHELEQLKDSMEDLNKNVTTHQNSIYSSLIANGVGIFDNYDIKPVMDASNYTNNHILDYDHGFF; via the coding sequence ATGGCAAAAAACCCTAGCATGGGTAGGAAAAAGatcaaaattgcaaaaatagagaTGAAGAATCACCTCCAAGTTACCTTCTCCAAACGTCGTTCAGGACTTTTCAAGAAAGCTAGTGAATTATGTACACTATGTGGAGTTGAAATCGCCATTATAGTTTTCTCCCCTGCAAGAAAAGTTTACTCTTTTGTCCATCCTAATATTGAGTCTATTATCGATAAGTTCCTTTCAAGAAATCCTCATCCAATAATCTCCAATCGACTTCATTTCGTCGAGGGTCAACGATATGTCAATGTCCTTGACCTTAACTTGAAACTCACTCAAATACTTGTTGAGCTTGAAGTTGAGAAGAAAAATGGAGAAACACTTAATCAAATGAGGAAAACTAGGCAAAAACAATATTGGTGGGAAGCCCCTATGTGTGAACTTGCTTTACATGAGCTTGAGCAATTAAAGGATtcaatggaagatttgaacaagaATGTAACCACTCATCAAAATAGTATTTATTCCTCTTTGATTGCAAATGGTGTTGGGATTTTTGATAACTATGACATCAAGCCAGTTATGGATGCTTCAAATTACACTAATAACCATATCTTGGATTATGATCATGGATTCTTTTAA